In Morococcus cerebrosus, a single genomic region encodes these proteins:
- a CDS encoding 1-acylglycerol-3-phosphate O-acyltransferase, giving the protein MHSQKAPFFTRLGRLFRLAVWLFRTGRHLRRIDAGNPAERDHAVITLGKGALEALDIELEIGTPLADNVNGALVAANHVSWLDIFAMSAVYPSSFIAKQEIKNWPFLGKMGQNAGTVFINRNSRRDVEPINQAICAALKAGQNVSFFPEARTSLGLDILPFKAALFQSAIDADAPVQAVTLRYYDDAGKRTTIPSYAQVDLVRSLWRIVSMKKLRIRIDFAAPIRPGKDEDRFMLKDKVESSIREVVLSDAHDSEK; this is encoded by the coding sequence ATGCACTCACAAAAAGCACCGTTTTTTACCCGTTTGGGCAGATTGTTCCGCTTGGCGGTATGGCTGTTCCGAACCGGAAGGCATTTGCGCCGTATCGATGCCGGCAATCCTGCCGAACGCGATCATGCGGTCATTACGCTGGGTAAAGGCGCGCTGGAAGCCTTGGATATCGAATTGGAAATCGGCACGCCGCTGGCGGATAATGTAAATGGTGCTTTGGTGGCGGCAAACCATGTGTCTTGGCTGGATATTTTTGCCATGAGCGCGGTGTATCCGAGCAGCTTTATCGCCAAGCAAGAGATTAAAAACTGGCCGTTCTTGGGCAAAATGGGGCAAAACGCAGGCACGGTGTTTATCAACCGCAATTCCCGCCGCGATGTCGAGCCGATTAACCAAGCCATTTGCGCCGCGTTGAAAGCCGGGCAGAATGTCAGCTTTTTCCCCGAAGCGCGGACTTCTTTGGGCTTGGATATTTTGCCGTTCAAAGCCGCGCTCTTCCAATCCGCCATTGATGCCGACGCGCCTGTTCAGGCGGTTACGCTGCGCTATTATGATGATGCCGGAAAAAGGACGACGATTCCGTCTTACGCGCAAGTCGATTTGGTGCGCTCGCTCTGGCGCATCGTTTCCATGAAAAAGCTGCGTATCCGTATCGATTTTGCCGCCCCGATTCGCCCCGGCAAAGACGAAGACCGCTTTATGTTGAAAGACAAAGTAGAAAGCAGCATCCGCGAAGTCGTATTGTCCGATGCACACGATTCCGAAAAATAA
- a CDS encoding redoxin family protein, with protein sequence MALQDRTGQKVPSVVFRTRVGDTWKDVSTDDLFKGKKVVVFSLPGAFTPTCSSSHLPRYNELFGAFKENGVDAIYCVSVNDTFVMNAWAAEEEADNIYMIPDGNGEFTEGMGMLVGKEDLGFGKRSWRYSMLVNDGVIEKMFIEPEEPGDPFKVSDADTMLKFIAPDWKAQESVAIFTKPGCQFCAKAKKALQDKGLSYEEIVLGKDATVTSVRAITGKMTAPQVFIGGKYIGGSEDLEAYLAKN encoded by the coding sequence ATGGCTTTGCAAGATCGTACCGGTCAAAAAGTACCTTCCGTCGTATTCCGTACCCGCGTGGGCGACACTTGGAAAGATGTTTCCACTGATGACTTGTTCAAAGGCAAAAAAGTAGTCGTATTCTCTCTGCCCGGCGCATTTACTCCGACTTGTTCTTCTTCCCACCTGCCACGTTACAACGAATTGTTCGGCGCGTTCAAAGAAAACGGCGTTGACGCAATTTACTGCGTATCTGTAAACGATACTTTCGTGATGAACGCTTGGGCTGCCGAAGAAGAAGCTGACAACATCTACATGATTCCTGATGGCAACGGCGAATTCACCGAAGGCATGGGCATGCTGGTCGGCAAAGAAGACTTGGGCTTTGGTAAACGCTCTTGGCGTTACTCCATGCTGGTTAACGACGGCGTGATTGAAAAAATGTTCATCGAGCCTGAAGAGCCGGGTGATCCTTTCAAAGTGTCTGACGCTGACACTATGTTGAAATTCATCGCTCCTGACTGGAAAGCTCAAGAGTCTGTTGCCATCTTCACCAAACCCGGCTGCCAATTCTGCGCTAAAGCTAAAAAAGCTTTGCAAGACAAAGGCCTGTCTTACGAAGAAATCGTATTGGGCAAAGATGCAACCGTTACTTCTGTTCGCGCCATTACCGGCAAGATGACTGCTCCTCAAGTCTTCATCGGCGGCAAATACATCGGCGGTAGCGAAGATTTGGAAGCTTACTTGGCTAAAAACTAA
- a CDS encoding dihydrolipoyl dehydrogenase, with amino-acid sequence MKKIQADVVVIGGGTAGMGAFRNARLHSDNVYLIENNVFGTTCARVGCMPSKLLIAAAEARHHALHTDPFGVHLDKDSIVVNGEEVMQRVKSERDRFVGFVVADVEEWPADKRIMGSAKFIDENTVQIDDHTQITAKSFVIATGSRPVILPQWQSLGDRLIINDDVFSWDTLPKSVAVFGPGVIGLELGQALHRLGVKVEIFGLGGIIGGISDPVVSDEAKAVFGEELKLHLDAKTEVKLDADGNVEVHWEQDGEKGVFVAEYMLAAVGRRPNVDNIGLENINIEKDARGVPVADPLTMQTSIPHIFIAGDASNQLPLLHEAADQGKIAGDNAGRYPNIGGGLRRSTIGVVFTNPQIGFVGLKYAQVAAQYQPDEFVIGEVSFKNQGRSRVMLVNKGHMRLYAEKATGRFIGAEILGPAAEHLAHLLAWAHQMKMTVEQMLDMPFYHPVIEEGLRTALRDADAKLKQA; translated from the coding sequence ATGAAAAAAATTCAAGCAGATGTCGTCGTAATCGGCGGCGGTACTGCCGGCATGGGCGCGTTTCGCAATGCCCGTTTACATTCGGATAATGTTTACCTGATTGAAAACAACGTGTTCGGCACGACCTGCGCGCGCGTGGGCTGTATGCCTTCCAAACTCTTGATTGCTGCCGCAGAGGCGCGCCATCACGCATTACATACCGATCCGTTCGGCGTGCATTTGGACAAAGACAGCATCGTCGTCAACGGCGAAGAGGTCATGCAGCGCGTCAAATCAGAACGCGACCGTTTTGTCGGCTTTGTCGTTGCCGATGTGGAAGAGTGGCCTGCCGACAAGCGCATTATGGGTTCGGCTAAATTTATCGACGAGAATACCGTCCAAATCGACGACCATACCCAAATCACGGCAAAAAGCTTTGTGATTGCTACCGGCTCGCGTCCCGTTATCCTGCCGCAGTGGCAGTCTTTGGGAGACCGTTTGATTATCAACGACGACGTTTTCTCATGGGATACGCTGCCTAAGAGCGTCGCCGTGTTCGGACCGGGCGTTATCGGTTTGGAACTGGGTCAGGCATTGCACCGTTTGGGCGTGAAAGTTGAAATTTTCGGCTTGGGCGGCATCATCGGCGGCATTTCTGATCCCGTCGTTTCAGACGAGGCAAAAGCTGTGTTCGGCGAAGAATTGAAACTGCATTTGGATGCTAAAACCGAGGTCAAACTCGATGCAGACGGCAATGTAGAGGTTCATTGGGAGCAGGACGGTGAAAAAGGCGTATTTGTTGCCGAATATATGCTGGCAGCCGTAGGCCGCCGTCCGAACGTTGACAATATCGGTTTGGAAAACATCAATATCGAAAAAGACGCGCGCGGCGTACCCGTTGCCGATCCGCTGACCATGCAGACCAGTATTCCGCATATCTTCATCGCGGGCGATGCGTCCAACCAACTGCCTTTGCTGCACGAAGCCGCCGACCAAGGCAAGATTGCCGGCGACAACGCGGGCCGCTATCCGAATATCGGCGGCGGTTTGCGCCGCAGCACCATCGGCGTAGTGTTCACCAATCCGCAAATCGGTTTTGTCGGTTTGAAATACGCACAGGTTGCCGCGCAATACCAACCCGACGAATTTGTCATCGGCGAAGTATCGTTTAAAAACCAAGGCCGCAGCCGCGTGATGCTGGTAAACAAAGGCCATATGCGCCTGTATGCCGAAAAAGCCACCGGCCGCTTCATCGGCGCGGAAATCTTAGGCCCTGCCGCCGAACATTTGGCGCACCTGTTGGCATGGGCGCATCAAATGAAGATGACCGTTGAGCAAATGCTGGATATGCCGTTCTACCATCCCGTTATCGAGGAAGGTCTACGTACCGCGTTGCGCGATGCCGATGCGAAGTTGAAACAGGCTTGA
- a CDS encoding helix-turn-helix transcriptional regulator, producing the protein MDTLDKLIELAQITGSVDIQCLFRDKWYAPHERRRAHGIAHLVVAGESYIKIEGEPEARLLQTGDLIFFPRSAEHIISSEADCNNCGDTIHIGNDGAFTIESSGSGGEKGLDLFCARFEYDEHADIMHDLPETVLIKMDHPSLQCLISMLQYESAHTLSGSRAIVNALSSVLLVLIVRAHLEQGGEAPLGGILNGLRDKRLRQLIQTVVSRPEDEWNIEKMTALANLSRAQLMRLFKQQTGISPHAFVNLIRLRQAAVLLRQTADSVLSVALNVGFQSETHFGKAFKKQYGISPGQYRKNETADDATMAFEPERSSENG; encoded by the coding sequence ATGGACACTTTGGACAAACTCATCGAACTGGCGCAAATCACCGGCAGCGTGGACATACAATGCCTGTTCCGCGACAAATGGTACGCCCCGCATGAACGCAGGCGTGCGCACGGTATCGCGCACCTCGTCGTCGCCGGAGAAAGCTACATCAAAATCGAAGGCGAACCCGAAGCGCGTCTCTTGCAAACCGGCGACCTTATCTTTTTCCCGCGCAGCGCCGAACACATTATCAGCAGTGAAGCAGACTGCAACAACTGCGGCGATACCATTCATATCGGCAACGACGGCGCGTTTACCATTGAATCTTCAGGTAGCGGCGGCGAAAAAGGGCTGGATTTGTTCTGTGCTCGTTTCGAATACGACGAACACGCTGACATCATGCACGACCTGCCCGAAACCGTCCTTATCAAGATGGACCATCCCTCGCTGCAATGCCTCATTTCCATGTTGCAATACGAAAGCGCACACACGCTTTCCGGCTCGCGCGCCATCGTCAATGCCCTCTCCTCCGTACTCCTCGTCCTCATCGTCCGCGCCCATCTCGAACAAGGCGGAGAAGCGCCTTTGGGCGGCATACTCAACGGCCTGCGCGACAAACGCCTGCGCCAACTCATCCAAACCGTCGTCAGCCGCCCCGAAGACGAATGGAACATCGAAAAAATGACCGCGCTTGCCAACCTTTCCCGCGCCCAACTGATGCGCCTGTTCAAACAGCAAACCGGCATCAGCCCCCACGCCTTCGTCAACCTCATCCGCCTGCGCCAAGCCGCCGTTCTGCTGCGGCAAACCGCCGATTCCGTCCTGTCCGTCGCCCTGAACGTCGGCTTCCAATCCGAAACCCACTTTGGCAAAGCGTTTAAAAAACAATACGGGATTTCGCCGGGGCAATATCGGAAAAATGAAACGGCAGATGATGCTACCATGGCATTTGAACCCGAAAGGTCATCTGAAAACGGCTAA
- a CDS encoding carboxymuconolactone decarboxylase family protein — protein sequence MFQNWPEHTAHVKKSFGELGKNHPKMLQAYGALEQAAAAEALDAKTRELIALAVAITTRCESCISVHAAAAAKAGATESEIAGALATAISLNAGAAYTYALRALEAVDAQR from the coding sequence ATGTTTCAAAATTGGCCCGAACACACCGCACACGTTAAAAAATCATTCGGCGAGCTGGGTAAAAACCACCCGAAAATGCTGCAAGCCTACGGCGCGCTGGAACAAGCCGCCGCAGCCGAAGCATTGGATGCGAAAACCCGCGAACTGATTGCCCTCGCCGTTGCCATCACTACCCGTTGCGAAAGCTGCATCAGCGTACACGCCGCCGCAGCTGCCAAGGCGGGTGCGACTGAAAGCGAAATCGCCGGCGCGCTGGCGACCGCTATTTCCTTGAACGCAGGCGCAGCCTACACTTATGCCCTGCGTGCTTTGGAAGCGGTTGACGCGCAGCGTTGA
- a CDS encoding rhodanese-like domain-containing protein, which translates to MKKLLTAALTAAALVLPAAVSYAAPAAKVAGAQPAKAKGVWIDVRSEEEFKSGHLQGSVNIPHDQIVERIKSVSPDKNAPVNLYCRSGRRAEAALTELKKAGYTNVTNHGGYEDLVKKGLK; encoded by the coding sequence ATGAAAAAATTGCTGACTGCCGCGCTGACTGCCGCCGCACTTGTCCTGCCTGCCGCCGTATCCTATGCCGCGCCCGCCGCCAAAGTCGCCGGCGCGCAACCTGCCAAAGCAAAAGGCGTATGGATTGACGTACGTTCCGAAGAAGAATTCAAATCCGGCCACCTGCAAGGTTCGGTCAATATTCCGCACGACCAAATCGTCGAACGCATCAAAAGCGTCAGCCCCGACAAAAACGCGCCCGTCAACCTCTACTGCCGCAGCGGCCGCCGTGCCGAAGCCGCGCTTACCGAGTTGAAAAAAGCAGGCTACACCAACGTAACCAACCACGGTGGTTACGAAGACTTGGTGAAAAAAGGTTTGAAATAA
- a CDS encoding DUF302 domain-containing protein, translating into MKPIRTFAAAAILAALTACASHGGDAARQPDSRQSSAMNQTHTAVSKYSFDDTVRRLETAVKEKGMTVFAVIDHQAAARQSGLDMQPAKVIVFGTPRAGTPLMQKDPAFALQLPLRVLVTETDGAVQVVFNDTRALVSGSKIEFAEVENTLANAEKLIRKTVTE; encoded by the coding sequence ATGAAACCGATACGCACCTTCGCCGCAGCCGCCATCCTCGCCGCCCTAACCGCCTGCGCTTCACACGGTGGCGATGCCGCCCGACAACCTGATTCCCGACAAAGTTCCGCCATGAATCAAACCCATACCGCCGTCAGCAAATACAGTTTCGACGATACCGTCCGCCGTTTGGAAACCGCCGTCAAAGAAAAAGGCATGACCGTGTTCGCCGTCATCGACCACCAAGCCGCCGCGCGACAAAGCGGTTTGGACATGCAGCCCGCGAAAGTCATCGTCTTCGGCACGCCCAGAGCCGGCACGCCGCTGATGCAAAAAGACCCCGCCTTCGCCCTGCAACTGCCGTTGCGCGTCCTCGTTACCGAAACTGACGGCGCAGTCCAAGTCGTATTCAACGACACGCGCGCGCTGGTGTCGGGCAGCAAAATCGAGTTTGCCGAAGTGGAAAACACGCTTGCCAACGCGGAAAAACTCATCCGTAAAACGGTAACGGAATAG
- the recX gene encoding recombination regulator RecX produces MKPQKSLRARAMDILSRQEISRVGLKRKLAPYAESEEELENVLDEFAERNWQSDQRYAEAYIHSKSRQHGSLRLKQALAQQGIDETVSREFMPDKACELQTAVAVLRKKFKQPAADLKDKQKQARFLAYRGFDMDTIHAALKSSWDEEIFDASEE; encoded by the coding sequence ATGAAACCCCAAAAATCCCTGCGCGCCCGCGCGATGGACATCCTTTCCCGACAGGAAATCAGCCGTGTCGGACTCAAGCGCAAGCTCGCCCCGTATGCCGAAAGTGAAGAAGAATTGGAAAACGTGTTGGACGAATTTGCCGAACGCAACTGGCAATCCGACCAACGCTACGCCGAAGCCTACATCCACAGCAAAAGCCGCCAACACGGCTCCCTGCGTCTGAAACAGGCATTGGCGCAGCAAGGCATAGACGAAACCGTCAGCCGTGAATTCATGCCTGACAAAGCGTGCGAACTGCAAACCGCAGTTGCCGTGTTGCGCAAAAAATTCAAACAACCCGCCGCCGATTTGAAAGACAAACAAAAACAAGCGCGCTTCCTCGCCTATCGCGGATTCGACATGGACACCATCCACGCCGCGCTCAAAAGCAGTTGGGACGAAGAAATATTCGACGCTTCTGAAGAATGA
- a CDS encoding phosphoglycolate phosphatase — MTAAIEHVQAAAFDLDGTLCDSVHDLAAAAEAMREYLGMEPLPAKTVESYVGDGIGKLVHRVITNDRDQEAAPDLWEKGFVFYMKYYRDHLSDFTRPYPETEAGLALLKSLGIPLVVITNKNEILAAELLKQLGLADYFSLILGGDSLPEKKPSPLPLQHAAEVLGIDPANMIMVGDSRNDIIAAKAAGCLSVGVTFGYGDMTLLSQDKATKPDWIIGSLPEIYENLRPKKAEDDE, encoded by the coding sequence ATGACCGCCGCCATCGAACACGTCCAAGCCGCCGCCTTTGATTTGGACGGCACATTATGCGATTCCGTCCACGACCTTGCCGCCGCAGCCGAAGCCATGCGCGAATATCTCGGCATGGAGCCGCTGCCCGCCAAAACAGTAGAAAGCTACGTCGGCGACGGCATCGGCAAACTCGTCCACCGCGTCATCACCAACGACCGCGACCAAGAAGCCGCGCCCGATTTATGGGAAAAAGGTTTCGTGTTCTACATGAAATACTACCGCGACCACTTGAGCGACTTCACCCGTCCCTACCCCGAAACCGAAGCCGGGCTGGCATTGCTCAAATCACTGGGCATCCCGCTGGTGGTCATCACCAACAAAAACGAAATCCTCGCCGCCGAACTCTTGAAACAGCTCGGACTCGCCGACTACTTCAGCCTGATTCTCGGCGGCGACAGCCTGCCCGAAAAGAAACCCAGCCCGTTGCCGCTGCAACACGCCGCCGAAGTCTTGGGCATTGATCCTGCCAACATGATTATGGTCGGCGACTCCCGCAACGACATCATCGCCGCCAAAGCCGCCGGCTGCCTCAGCGTCGGCGTGACCTTCGGCTACGGCGACATGACCCTGCTCTCGCAAGACAAAGCGACCAAGCCCGATTGGATTATCGGCTCGCTGCCCGAAATTTATGAAAACCTGCGACCGAAAAAAGCGGAAGACGACGAGTAA
- a CDS encoding Glu/Leu/Phe/Val family dehydrogenase, which yields MSQSAAKETLNPFEIARKQVKTACDRLNADPAVYEILKSPQRVLEVTFPVKLDNGTVKTFTGYRSQHNNAVGPYKGGVRFHPNVNLDEVKALSIWMTIKCCVAGIPYGGGKGGITLDPRDYSEAELERISRAYSEAISPLIGEKIDIPAPDVNTNGKIMSWMVDAYENVVKKSAPGVFTGKPVEFGGSLARTEATGYGVNFAAVQALEKLGKDVKGATYAIQGFGNVGYHTGYYAHQSGAKVVAVSTVDVAIYNENGLDMEALFKEFQEKGFITNEAGYGKEISNAELLALDVDVLAPCALENQLTSENAGKVRAKIVVEGANGPTTPEADAILRQNGVLVVPDILANCGGVVVSYFEWVQNLQGYYWEFDEVQEKETVVLRRAFRDIWNLAQEYDVDLRTASYMMSIRRVEKAMKLRGWY from the coding sequence ATGTCCCAATCCGCCGCAAAAGAAACCCTTAACCCTTTCGAAATCGCCCGAAAACAGGTCAAAACTGCCTGCGACCGACTCAATGCCGACCCTGCGGTGTATGAAATCCTGAAAAGCCCGCAACGCGTTTTGGAAGTTACCTTCCCCGTCAAACTCGACAACGGCACGGTCAAAACCTTCACCGGCTACCGTTCGCAACACAACAATGCCGTCGGCCCGTACAAAGGCGGCGTGCGCTTCCACCCCAATGTGAATCTGGACGAAGTCAAAGCTCTGTCGATTTGGATGACCATCAAATGTTGCGTTGCGGGCATTCCTTACGGCGGCGGCAAAGGAGGCATTACTTTGGATCCGCGCGATTATTCAGAAGCCGAGTTGGAACGCATTTCACGCGCTTATTCTGAAGCCATTTCCCCGCTCATCGGCGAGAAAATCGATATTCCCGCTCCCGATGTGAACACCAACGGCAAAATCATGTCGTGGATGGTCGATGCCTACGAAAATGTCGTTAAAAAATCTGCGCCTGGCGTGTTCACCGGCAAACCGGTCGAATTCGGCGGCTCTTTGGCGCGTACCGAAGCGACGGGTTACGGCGTGAACTTCGCTGCCGTTCAAGCTTTGGAAAAACTCGGCAAAGACGTCAAAGGCGCGACCTACGCCATTCAAGGCTTCGGCAATGTGGGCTATCACACAGGCTATTACGCGCATCAATCCGGCGCGAAAGTCGTTGCCGTTTCCACCGTTGACGTCGCCATCTACAACGAAAACGGCTTGGATATGGAAGCCCTCTTCAAAGAGTTCCAAGAAAAAGGCTTCATTACCAACGAAGCGGGTTACGGCAAAGAAATCAGCAACGCCGAACTCTTGGCATTGGATGTGGACGTACTCGCCCCTTGCGCGCTGGAAAACCAACTGACTTCCGAAAACGCCGGCAAAGTACGCGCCAAAATCGTGGTCGAAGGCGCAAACGGTCCGACTACACCCGAAGCCGATGCCATCCTGCGTCAAAACGGCGTGTTGGTCGTGCCCGATATTCTGGCGAACTGCGGCGGCGTGGTCGTTTCCTATTTTGAATGGGTGCAAAACCTGCAAGGCTATTACTGGGAATTTGACGAAGTTCAGGAAAAAGAAACCGTCGTCCTGCGCCGCGCGTTCCGCGATATTTGGAATCTGGCGCAAGAGTATGATGTGGACCTGCGTACCGCGTCTTACATGATGAGTATCCGCCGCGTTGAAAAAGCGATGAAGCTGCGCGGTTGGTACTGA
- a CDS encoding Maf family protein gives MHTLYLASGSPRRREILENLGYAVIRIPADIDETPHSDENAADYVQRMAQEKNAAAVEQWFATHDAQPEYPILTADTTVAYQNHILGKPETEAQAAEMLARLSGQTHQVLTAVCVYWQGKTRGVLQTSDVRFKTLSADEISAYIRSGEPMDKAGAYGIQGLGGVFVEHLQGSFTGVMGLPVYETAGLLERFGLSVPPFA, from the coding sequence ATGCACACACTCTACCTAGCCTCCGGCAGCCCGCGCCGCCGCGAAATCCTCGAAAACCTCGGATATGCGGTTATCCGTATCCCTGCCGACATCGATGAAACACCGCATTCCGACGAAAACGCCGCCGATTATGTGCAACGTATGGCGCAGGAAAAAAATGCCGCCGCTGTCGAGCAATGGTTTGCCACCCACGACGCGCAGCCCGAATATCCAATTCTGACCGCCGACACTACGGTCGCCTATCAAAACCACATTCTCGGCAAACCGGAAACCGAAGCCCAAGCAGCCGAAATGCTCGCACGGCTTTCGGGGCAGACGCATCAGGTGCTGACCGCCGTATGCGTATATTGGCAAGGAAAGACACGCGGCGTTTTGCAAACCAGCGACGTGCGTTTCAAAACCTTGTCTGCCGACGAAATATCCGCCTATATCCGAAGCGGAGAACCGATGGACAAAGCGGGCGCGTATGGCATTCAGGGTTTGGGCGGCGTATTTGTCGAACATTTGCAAGGCAGTTTCACCGGCGTGATGGGCCTACCCGTTTACGAAACGGCCGGCTTGTTGGAACGATTCGGATTGAGCGTTCCCCCATTTGCCTGA
- a CDS encoding gamma carbonic anhydrase family protein — MNPIRPFLNHTPQIHESCLIDETSVIIGEVSLAEDVSVWPYAVLRGDVNSISIGARSNVQDGSVLHVSHKNAEKPEGSPLIIGEDVTVGHKVMLHGCRIGDRVLIGMGTIILDDTVIEDDVMIGAGSLVPPRKRLESGYLYVGSPVKQVRPLTNKEKEFLKYSSAHYVRLSGQHKQSK, encoded by the coding sequence ATGAACCCCATCCGCCCATTCTTAAACCATACCCCGCAAATCCACGAATCCTGCCTTATCGATGAAACTTCGGTCATCATCGGCGAAGTATCGCTTGCCGAAGACGTATCCGTCTGGCCGTATGCCGTCTTGCGCGGCGACGTGAACAGCATCAGCATCGGCGCACGCAGCAACGTACAGGACGGCAGCGTCTTGCACGTTTCGCACAAAAACGCCGAAAAACCCGAAGGTTCGCCCCTCATCATCGGCGAAGACGTAACCGTCGGACACAAAGTCATGCTGCACGGCTGTCGTATCGGCGACCGAGTTTTAATTGGTATGGGTACGATTATTCTGGACGATACCGTCATCGAAGACGACGTAATGATAGGCGCAGGCAGCTTGGTACCGCCACGCAAGCGTTTGGAAAGCGGCTATCTCTATGTCGGCTCGCCCGTCAAACAAGTCCGCCCGCTGACCAACAAGGAAAAAGAATTTTTGAAATACTCGTCCGCGCATTATGTGCGCCTGTCCGGACAACACAAACAGTCAAAATAA
- a CDS encoding biliverdin-producing heme oxygenase translates to MSETQELTFAKRLKEQTTTIHDSVDNLVMSVEPFTNKENYIKFLKLQSVFHKAVDHIYKDPELNKAIPELEYMARYDAVTQDLADLGDKPYEYGKPLPHETGNKAIGWLYCAEGSNLGAAFLFKHAQKLDYNGEHGARHLAPHPNGRGKHWRAFVEHLNALDLSPEAEAEAIQGAKDAFAFYKVVLRETFGLPEGAEAPEGFVPHRH, encoded by the coding sequence ATGAGCGAAACACAAGAGCTGACTTTTGCCAAACGGCTGAAAGAGCAAACCACCACCATTCACGACAGCGTGGACAATTTGGTCATGTCTGTCGAGCCGTTTACCAACAAAGAGAATTACATCAAATTCTTGAAGCTGCAATCCGTGTTCCACAAAGCGGTCGATCATATCTATAAAGACCCCGAATTGAACAAAGCCATTCCCGAGCTGGAATACATGGCGCGTTACGACGCGGTAACGCAAGACTTGGCGGATTTGGGCGACAAACCTTACGAATACGGCAAACCGCTGCCGCACGAAACCGGCAATAAAGCCATCGGCTGGCTGTATTGCGCCGAAGGTTCCAATTTGGGCGCAGCATTTTTGTTTAAACACGCGCAGAAGCTGGATTACAACGGCGAACATGGTGCGCGCCACCTCGCTCCCCATCCGAACGGACGCGGCAAACATTGGCGTGCCTTTGTCGAACATTTGAATGCTTTGGACTTAAGCCCCGAAGCTGAAGCCGAGGCGATTCAAGGTGCAAAAGATGCGTTTGCGTTCTACAAAGTCGTTCTGCGCGAAACCTTCGGTCTGCCTGAAGGCGCGGAAGCTCCGGAAGGCTTTGTTCCGCACCGTCATTAA